A window of Streptomyces gilvosporeus contains these coding sequences:
- a CDS encoding FAD-dependent monooxygenase produces MTPPTVDVLISGAGPTGLALAIDLTRRGVSALVVERQERLSPGGRGTGLQPRTQEVYEDLGVLEAIQAAGGDYPPVAMWEDGRIASRHQLIERVDPTPSAPYSNVLMVPQWRNVEVLHARLQSLGGNVLFGTELTAFDQDSETVRAHLTLPDGGTRTVVSRYLVAADGGRSTVRRGLGIGMSGPELEEGAAVLADIRVDGLDRDHWHRWMPPGGGFAMMLPLARTDLFQSFIAVPPESTPETSPDAVRALIAAHTHLTADQIREVRWSSVFRPRVGMVDRFRVGRIFLAGDAAHVHTPAGGQGLNTSVQDAYNLGWKLAQVLRHGAPDTLLDTYESERRPIAARILDTSTRLFRSRSMRRGRDLHQLDIGYRESPLTQELRPDVPEDELRAGDRAPDAPCTTTDGRPFRLFEAYRGAHFTVLALGAYVELAPLDGELVRVYRVGGSKADLLDSEGYIGDAYGSHPGIFLIRPDGYVAVATSAEKATECVNEALSAYFGTEATQLVH; encoded by the coding sequence GTGACTCCTCCGACCGTCGACGTCCTGATTTCGGGCGCCGGCCCCACCGGCCTCGCCCTCGCCATCGACCTCACCCGGCGCGGCGTCTCCGCCCTGGTCGTCGAGCGCCAGGAGCGCCTCTCCCCCGGCGGCCGCGGCACCGGCCTCCAGCCGCGTACGCAGGAGGTCTACGAGGACCTCGGAGTCCTGGAGGCCATACAGGCGGCCGGCGGCGACTACCCGCCCGTGGCCATGTGGGAGGACGGCCGAATCGCCTCCCGCCACCAGTTGATCGAACGCGTCGACCCCACACCGTCCGCGCCGTACTCCAACGTCCTGATGGTCCCCCAGTGGCGCAACGTCGAAGTCCTCCACGCGCGCCTCCAGAGCCTCGGCGGCAACGTCCTCTTCGGCACCGAACTGACCGCCTTCGACCAGGACTCGGAGACCGTACGGGCCCACCTCACCCTCCCCGACGGCGGCACCCGGACCGTCGTCTCCCGCTACCTGGTCGCCGCGGACGGCGGACGCAGCACCGTACGCCGGGGCCTCGGCATCGGGATGAGCGGTCCCGAACTGGAGGAAGGCGCCGCGGTGCTCGCCGACATCCGGGTCGACGGGCTCGACCGGGACCACTGGCACCGCTGGATGCCGCCCGGCGGCGGCTTCGCCATGATGCTGCCGCTGGCCCGCACGGACCTGTTCCAGTCCTTCATCGCGGTGCCCCCCGAGAGCACGCCGGAGACCTCACCCGACGCCGTCCGCGCCCTGATCGCCGCCCACACCCACCTGACCGCCGACCAGATCCGCGAGGTGCGCTGGTCCTCCGTCTTCCGCCCGCGCGTCGGCATGGTCGACCGCTTCCGCGTCGGCCGGATCTTCCTCGCCGGCGACGCGGCCCACGTCCACACCCCGGCCGGCGGCCAGGGCCTGAACACCAGCGTCCAGGACGCCTACAACCTCGGCTGGAAACTCGCCCAGGTCCTCCGCCACGGCGCCCCCGACACCCTCCTGGACACCTACGAATCCGAACGCCGCCCCATAGCCGCCCGCATCCTCGACACCAGCACGCGCCTCTTCCGCTCCCGCTCCATGCGCCGCGGACGGGATCTGCATCAGCTGGACATCGGCTATCGGGAGAGCCCGCTGACGCAGGAACTGCGGCCGGATGTTCCTGAGGACGAGTTGCGGGCGGGGGATCGGGCGCCGGATGCGCCGTGCACGACGACTGATGGGCGGCCGTTCCGGCTATTCGAGGCTTATCGGGGGGCGCATTTCACTGTTCTTGCGCTGGGCGCCTACGTCGAACTCGCACCTCTGGATGGTGAATTGGTGCGCGTGTACCGCGTGGGAGGCTCGAAGGCAGACCTGCTCGATTCGGAAGGGTACATCGGCGACGCGTATGGGTCCCATCCTGGAATATTCCTCATACGGCCGGACGGCTACGTGGCCGTCGCGACATCAGCCGAGAAGGCCACGGAGTGTGTAAACGAGGCGCTGAGCGCGTACTTCGGTACGGAGGCCACGCAGCTGGTGCACTAA
- a CDS encoding glycosyltransferase family 2 protein, with product MVKLSVIVPFYNVQTYAPDTLKSLAANAREDFEFLLVDDCSRDETPEILARAERELPGARVLRHEKNGGLATARNTGLDEARGEYVAFLDGDDWLAPGYYPELLSTIEELGCDFLRTDHVQCTNRARAVHRVPHGRRGVVMDPRALILPADRSTSVDYAYAWAGIYHRRLLDDGVLHFRDGLRTAEDRPWIWRLHREAKSMAVVGLLGVFYRRGVASSLTQIGDVRQLDFIRAFDQVIEETAQDRDAEALLPKAVRTYCAIISHHLGSIERFEPQVARKLRSMSAAAMKRMPQDVLKEALESMDVQRASRLRRLRRRPVPAEVAA from the coding sequence GTGGTTAAGCTCTCCGTCATCGTGCCGTTCTACAACGTGCAGACATACGCGCCCGACACCCTGAAAAGCCTGGCGGCGAATGCCCGCGAGGACTTCGAATTCCTGCTCGTCGACGACTGTTCACGCGACGAGACCCCCGAGATCCTTGCGCGCGCCGAGCGCGAGCTCCCGGGCGCCAGAGTGCTGCGGCACGAAAAGAACGGCGGGCTGGCCACCGCCCGTAACACCGGCCTGGACGAGGCGCGGGGCGAATACGTCGCCTTCCTGGACGGCGACGACTGGCTGGCCCCCGGGTACTACCCCGAACTCCTCTCCACCATCGAGGAGTTGGGCTGCGACTTCCTGCGCACCGACCACGTCCAGTGCACCAACCGCGCCCGCGCCGTCCACCGCGTCCCGCACGGCCGGCGCGGCGTCGTCATGGACCCGCGCGCGCTGATCCTGCCCGCGGACCGCTCCACCTCCGTCGACTACGCCTACGCCTGGGCCGGTATCTATCACCGCAGGCTGCTGGACGACGGGGTGCTGCATTTCCGCGACGGGCTGCGCACCGCGGAGGACCGGCCGTGGATCTGGCGGCTGCACCGCGAGGCGAAATCCATGGCCGTGGTGGGCCTCCTCGGCGTTTTCTACCGGCGCGGCGTCGCCTCTTCGCTGACCCAGATCGGCGACGTACGACAATTGGACTTTATTCGCGCATTCGACCAGGTGATCGAGGAAACCGCGCAGGATCGCGATGCGGAGGCGCTGCTCCCGAAAGCGGTCCGCACCTATTGCGCGATCATTTCCCACCACCTCGGATCGATCGAACGTTTCGAACCGCAGGTCGCCCGTAAATTGCGATCCATGAGTGCCGCGGCCATGAAACGCATGCCGCAGGACGTACTGAAGGAAGCCCTGGAATCGATGGATGTACAGCGTGCGTCCCGGCTGCGGCGGCTGCGTCGCCGCCCCGTCCCGGCGGAGGTCGCCGCCTGA
- a CDS encoding DUF6193 family natural product biosynthesis protein yields MEPENESNPKVSEVLNPDLYPDLVQSGGLASAILQTSQASGIEVGVIRPMSSSKESQLVTAEAISNRGPISILLGAEKRWFSISIEGDVHPWASGGTADLLSVARVIGAWRKGVKLKELNAHFPFMQYDELAQSYENGDPVATQWGNLLTDEMFSSARGLLRQIHSDDQLRKLFPFFSHGTLRLARDYSDRTAGEIWITPLRSGGYRIESTDSDINREEVESTDQIIDIALSLLGRP; encoded by the coding sequence GTGGAACCAGAAAACGAGTCGAACCCGAAGGTCTCAGAAGTACTGAATCCGGACCTGTACCCGGATCTGGTCCAGTCGGGCGGACTTGCATCTGCCATTCTTCAGACGTCCCAGGCGAGTGGGATTGAGGTGGGGGTAATACGTCCTATGTCATCATCTAAGGAATCTCAGCTCGTCACTGCCGAGGCTATCTCGAATAGGGGACCCATTTCCATTCTCCTAGGTGCGGAAAAACGTTGGTTCTCCATCAGTATCGAAGGTGACGTTCACCCATGGGCGAGCGGTGGCACCGCCGATCTCCTGTCTGTGGCCAGGGTAATTGGGGCGTGGCGGAAGGGTGTGAAGCTCAAGGAGTTGAATGCTCACTTCCCTTTTATGCAGTACGATGAATTGGCGCAGTCGTACGAAAATGGCGACCCTGTCGCGACTCAGTGGGGAAATCTTCTCACGGATGAGATGTTCTCATCCGCCCGAGGGCTGCTGCGCCAGATCCATTCGGATGATCAATTGCGCAAGCTCTTTCCGTTTTTTAGTCACGGCACCCTTCGCCTCGCCAGGGATTACTCCGACAGGACGGCTGGAGAAATCTGGATCACCCCTCTGCGTAGTGGTGGGTATCGAATCGAATCCACGGACTCGGACATAAACAGGGAAGAGGTGGAATCGACGGATCAAATAATCGATATCGCACTCTCGCTCCTGGGTCGCCCGTAG
- a CDS encoding acyltransferase family protein produces MTTTELTSDAPSAAPVPAPRSIRVRSREGGSSRLRALDGLRLLAALMVAAYHYGGRSGEISAAWGGSPAHQFPTLAPYFAYGCLGVQIFFIISGFVICLSGWGRTLRAFTASRISRLYPAYWAAILLITLVFALPWVAYKALTPSEVLTNLTMLQQPLGVHRVLGVCWTLWAEMRFYALFALCIVLPGATRGRVVLFCAGWTLAAALAQAAHQPFLNVVLMPEYAPFFIGGVGLYLLHRYGARDPIAWAIVVVSWLIGQHYAVAGLWHAPTVHAFSYRSAAGIIAVVTLGFVLVAAVALGGLHRLNWRWLTVAGALTYPFYLVHEHLGWVVVRVLHRDLGLPAYATLGLTVGLMLALAWALHRWVERPLTPRLKGWIAVTGAGASA; encoded by the coding sequence ATGACGACCACGGAGCTGACGTCGGACGCGCCTTCCGCGGCGCCGGTCCCCGCCCCCCGTTCCATACGGGTGCGCAGCCGGGAGGGCGGCTCCTCCAGGCTGCGCGCGCTGGACGGGCTGCGACTGCTGGCCGCGCTGATGGTCGCGGCGTACCACTACGGGGGGCGCAGCGGCGAGATATCCGCGGCCTGGGGCGGTTCGCCGGCCCACCAATTCCCCACCCTCGCCCCGTACTTCGCCTACGGCTGCCTAGGCGTCCAGATCTTTTTCATCATCAGCGGCTTCGTCATCTGCCTCAGCGGCTGGGGCCGCACCCTGCGGGCCTTCACCGCCTCCCGCATCTCGCGCCTCTATCCGGCGTACTGGGCCGCGATCCTGCTCATCACGCTCGTCTTCGCGCTCCCCTGGGTCGCCTACAAGGCCCTGACCCCCAGCGAGGTCCTCACCAATCTGACGATGCTTCAGCAGCCGCTCGGGGTGCACCGCGTGCTCGGCGTCTGCTGGACGCTGTGGGCCGAGATGCGCTTCTACGCCCTCTTCGCCCTGTGCATCGTCCTGCCCGGCGCCACCCGCGGCCGCGTCGTCCTCTTCTGCGCCGGCTGGACCTTGGCCGCGGCGCTGGCCCAGGCTGCCCACCAGCCGTTCCTGAACGTCGTCCTGATGCCCGAGTACGCCCCGTTCTTCATCGGCGGCGTAGGCCTGTACCTGCTGCACCGCTATGGCGCGCGCGACCCCATAGCCTGGGCGATCGTCGTGGTCAGCTGGCTGATAGGCCAGCACTACGCGGTCGCCGGACTCTGGCACGCCCCCACCGTCCATGCCTTCTCCTACCGCTCCGCGGCCGGCATCATCGCCGTCGTCACCCTCGGCTTCGTCCTGGTCGCGGCCGTGGCCCTGGGCGGCCTGCACCGCCTGAACTGGCGCTGGCTGACCGTGGCCGGCGCGCTCACCTACCCCTTCTACCTCGTCCACGAGCACCTGGGCTGGGTCGTGGTCCGCGTCCTGCACCGGGACCTCGGTCTCCCCGCGTACGCCACGCTGGGACTGACGGTGGGGCTGATGCTGGCACTGGCGTGGGCGCTGCACCGGTGGGTGGAGCGGCCGTTGACGCCGCGGTTGAAGGGATGGATCGCGGTTACGGGGGCGGGGGCGAGCGCCTGA
- a CDS encoding TetR/AcrR family transcriptional regulator C-terminal domain-containing protein: MVSRIDRKQVVETALRLLNEVGLDGLTLRRIAKELNVQAPALYWHFKNKQELLDEMATEIFRRMTVQLRAGTGPWGDGPGYTWQDAALTAARELRRELLSYRDGGKVFSGTRMTDESAAGPLETHLGRIVAAGFTPREAVRAWFTLYNFTIGLVIEEQSVHPDPENPAHRDPAYDLEARQRRLGDSHPLAAAAGPEMFGDMEAAFEAGLRIIVAGIEATRGRG, encoded by the coding sequence ATGGTTTCGCGCATCGACCGGAAGCAAGTGGTGGAGACCGCCCTGCGCCTGCTGAACGAGGTGGGGCTCGACGGGCTGACCCTGCGCCGTATCGCGAAGGAGCTGAACGTCCAGGCGCCCGCCCTGTACTGGCACTTCAAGAACAAGCAGGAGCTGCTGGACGAGATGGCCACCGAGATATTCCGGCGGATGACCGTACAGCTGAGGGCGGGGACCGGCCCGTGGGGCGACGGCCCCGGTTACACCTGGCAGGACGCCGCGCTCACCGCCGCCCGCGAGCTTCGCCGCGAACTCCTCAGCTACCGCGACGGCGGCAAGGTCTTCAGCGGTACGCGGATGACCGACGAGAGCGCCGCCGGGCCGCTGGAGACCCACCTGGGCCGGATCGTCGCGGCGGGCTTCACGCCGCGCGAGGCGGTGCGGGCCTGGTTCACCCTGTACAACTTCACCATCGGCCTGGTCATCGAGGAGCAGTCGGTCCACCCGGATCCGGAGAACCCGGCCCACCGGGATCCGGCCTACGACCTCGAAGCACGCCAACGCCGCCTCGGGGACAGCCATCCACTGGCGGCCGCGGCGGGACCGGAGATGTTCGGCGATATGGAGGCGGCGTTCGAGGCGGGGCTGCGGATCATCGTCGCGGGGATCGAGGCGACGCGGGGGAGGGGGTAG
- a CDS encoding alpha-2,8-polysialyltransferase family protein gives MPNRPRTQIFMASTLYGAATLAAALDADRFAPADRRLLLLSNNAATPETTASLDTMPGFDRLSTRFDRVLSWNETISPFHPGGWSPRADDAPLWERHLRLLWDLGDSPVELIVESIQVNPALALAQVFPGAPLDVYADGLMSYGPTRNKLDPLIGTRIGRLLHLDLVPGLTPLLLTEFGVPAETVPTDAFLKVLTELAEADELPQSGGELEVPEGAALLLGQYLSALGILTPEEEEELHVQMLRGAAERGHREIVFKPHPSAPARWSRLLEREAEKRDLALTVLDRPVLAEVLYQRMRPALVVGCFSTALLTASTFYDLPTARTGTGLLLERLAPYQNSNRIPVTIVDALVPDLADRSATPHTAPGDIAGLVTAVGYAMQHQIYPNLRPATERYLATRLDQHTWRYFKRRRLTALALPGAIPSQLAFIPRNATVRRVARRARAVQRRLKKRAVFG, from the coding sequence ATGCCGAACCGGCCCCGTACCCAGATCTTCATGGCGTCCACGCTCTACGGCGCGGCCACCCTCGCCGCCGCCCTGGACGCCGACCGCTTCGCGCCGGCCGACCGCCGTCTGCTGCTGCTCAGCAACAACGCCGCGACCCCGGAGACCACCGCGTCGCTGGACACCATGCCCGGCTTCGACCGGCTGAGCACCCGATTCGACCGCGTGCTGTCCTGGAACGAGACGATCAGCCCGTTCCACCCCGGCGGCTGGTCCCCGCGCGCCGACGACGCGCCGCTGTGGGAGCGGCATCTGCGGCTGCTGTGGGACCTGGGCGACTCCCCCGTCGAGCTGATCGTGGAGTCCATCCAGGTCAACCCGGCCCTCGCGCTGGCCCAGGTCTTCCCGGGCGCGCCCCTCGACGTCTACGCCGACGGCCTGATGAGCTACGGCCCCACCCGTAACAAGCTCGACCCGCTGATCGGCACCCGGATCGGCCGGCTGCTGCATCTGGACCTGGTGCCGGGGCTGACGCCGCTGCTGCTCACCGAGTTCGGGGTGCCGGCCGAGACCGTACCGACCGATGCCTTCCTGAAGGTGCTGACCGAACTGGCCGAGGCGGACGAACTCCCGCAGTCCGGCGGCGAGTTGGAGGTGCCCGAAGGGGCGGCGCTGCTGCTGGGCCAGTACCTCTCGGCCCTGGGGATCCTCACCCCCGAGGAAGAAGAGGAACTGCACGTCCAAATGCTGCGGGGCGCCGCCGAGCGCGGCCACCGGGAGATCGTCTTCAAACCGCATCCGTCCGCACCGGCCCGCTGGTCGCGGCTGCTGGAGCGGGAGGCCGAGAAGCGGGACCTCGCGCTGACCGTACTGGACCGCCCGGTCCTCGCCGAGGTCCTCTACCAGCGCATGCGCCCGGCCCTCGTCGTGGGCTGCTTCTCCACCGCGCTGCTGACGGCCTCGACCTTCTACGACCTGCCGACCGCGCGCACCGGCACCGGCCTGCTGCTGGAGCGGCTCGCCCCGTACCAGAACAGCAACCGCATCCCCGTCACGATCGTCGATGCGCTGGTCCCCGACCTCGCCGACCGCAGCGCGACGCCGCACACCGCCCCCGGGGACATCGCCGGCCTGGTCACCGCCGTCGGCTACGCCATGCAGCACCAGATCTACCCGAACCTCCGCCCGGCCACCGAGCGCTATCTGGCCACGCGCCTGGACCAGCACACCTGGCGCTACTTCAAACGCCGCCGCCTGACCGCACTGGCGCTGCCCGGCGCGATCCCCTCGCAGCTGGCGTTCATCCCGCGCAATGCCACCGTGCGCAGGGTCGCGCGGCGGGCGCGGGCCGTCCAGCGGCGACTGAAGAAGCGGGCCGTATTCGGATGA